The following proteins come from a genomic window of Parambassis ranga chromosome 4, fParRan2.1, whole genome shotgun sequence:
- the chst14 gene encoding carbohydrate sulfotransferase 14, which yields MLPHRQDYGGKRTGGARSGSVINFRTTVSSGSVRRSSAVLPSVLTFLVIVASGGLLLMIEKGMLNSMETPSPRGNGKRLDFLRQAGKHSPDAADVESQILQEIRNRTIKTMCSQKNMPHNIWSLTTLQRKTLLQHILVNDEYRFLYCYIPKVACSNWKRVLKVLSGALENVDVNIKMDHRSDLLFLSSLKPDEIRYRLKHYFKFMFVREPMERLLSAYRNKFGEIESYQKKYGVEIIKRYRKGRAKEASVRGDDVTFGEFVRYLLDEDVERMNEHWMPMYNLCQPCAVTYDFIGSYEQLENDAEFVLQRIGAPSYVHFPERQTWYKPVTMETLHYYLCSLPQKLLRELLPKYILDFSLFTYPLPNTTTQHCRH from the exons ATGCTTCCCCACAGACAGGACTACGGGGGGAAGAGGACCGGAGGAGCGCGGAGCGGCTCGGTTATAAACTTCAGGACAACGGTGAGCTCGGGCTCCGTCCGCCGCAGCTCCGCCGTGCTGCCATCGGTGCTGACGTTCTTGGTGATCGTAGCATCCGGAGGCCTGCTGCTCATGATAGAGAAAGGAATGCTGAACAGCATGGAGACGCCTTCACCCCGGGGTAACGGCAAGCGGCTGGACTTCCTCCGCCAGGCTGGGAAACACAGTCCAGATGCTGCGGACGTGGAGTCCCAG ATCCTCCAGGAGATCCGCAACCGCACCATCAAGACCATGTGCAGCCAGAAGAACATGCCCCACAACATCTGGTCTCTGACCACCCTGCAGAGGAAGACGCTGCTGCAGCACATCCTGGTGAATGATGAGTACCGCTTCCTCTACTGCTACATCCCCAAAGTGGCCTGCTCCAACTGGAAGAGGGTTCTGAAGGTGCTGAGCGGAGCCCTGGAGAATGTGGACGTCAACATCAAGATGGACCACCGCAGTGACCTGctctttctgtcctctctgaAGCCTGATGAGATCCGCTACCGTCTCAAGCACTACTTCAAGTTCATGTTTGTGCGGGAGCCCATGGAGCGCCTGCTCTCTGCATACAGGAACAAGTTTGGAGAGATCGAGTCCTACCAGAAGAAATATGGAGTAGAGATCATAAAGCGTTACAGAAAAGGTCGAGCTAAGGAAGCATCTGTAAGAGGAGATGATGTGACCTTTGGAGAGTTCGTCCGCTACTTGCTGGACGAGGACGTGGAGCGGATGAATGAGCACTGGATGCCCATGTATAACTTGTGCCAACCGTGTGCTGTGACTTATGATTTCATTGGCTCTTATGAGCAGCTCGAAAATGACGCCGAGTTTGTGCTTCAGCGCATTGGAGCACCTTCTTATGTCCACTTTCCAGAGAGGCAAACATGGTACAAGCCAGTAACCATGGAGACGTTACACTATTATTTGTGCAGCTTACCACAGAAGCTTCTGAGGGAACTCCTACCTAAATACATTTTAGACTTTTCTCTATTCACATATCCCCTTCCCAACACAACCACTCAACACTGCAGGCATTAA
- the cracd gene encoding capping protein inhibiting regulator of actin dynamics isoform X2, producing MSQENVSDKVRNLQRQIAQGIKFGQRPSSLRKSEGDEGSSDEEEVPRSPLKVLAQVEAEPPKEEPKVLGAQSAGPHSPPVKSPRSKRVLPPTGTIESINLDAVPQSVPRLDNTAAKHKLSVKPKNQRISRKHRRFTQDLQEVSVPGAVQEELEAAGVSTDDWRRASVESLERFKKQRLHEEEQQEARRRIELEEQRLRQEEEERRKRAEEVRLRELEEERCRKQQQEEEERRQREEAERKRREEEERRIREEEEKRRREEEEQMRRLEEERRMREEEERRQLEEQRRREEEERKRQEEEERRKQEEEARKQQELEAERKRKLKEEEEERKRREEEERLHEIEEKKKLEAEERMRKEEEQRRLSSEEPDGSSDPQERKRKAEELRWKEMEERQRPFSFKVSSGEKQILFQKVNLTPVTPASSHQSAAVSDQKEGAKASSSEGPDSPNLPMSPYVPHTAILVTGAQLCGTAVNLDQIKDTACKSLLGLGEDRKAQGTPPTKSKTSPDRKSGKTKSLNESAPSTDQSSAAVLAEWASIRSRIFKGVEEGKYDEYPEPTRSQPQPSSEEEPLFAHTSLRKTMSASAKFSITPAKKKFGDSNRNSEVFGPDDKEAGEDTDGSIAVSPAPSSKPQSRTSKTVRIVERGAEECMFAKDLPSFLVPSPGDKPEGEELKSRSQSEAESCENREEGEEQGQDSEDKPSPFGIKLRRTNYSLRFHSEQSTEKRKKRYSAGDSFDGVPSPLTPIEPDSDASSVFSDKSSPTSPQKEGAAGKYLHASASPAVPRGKLGKSTSPAAHSESEKVLSKPPIYRRPTTSPKPTGTVPTPPLSPLPKKMYGHPSDDIRTGGADSCSQEQVSRSEEPAAVGKLHRGSHGQTQGEEEPKEKRSFFPSINIPWREKVDRKTELIRREKPSLQSRHSLDSARVQEKEAGPLWITLALQKQKGFREQQQNREERRSQREAKLAEKQARERDSVLLVSPTESRGSGSTSPSSKPQTPEEPKRPDSLLGRFERREHLKKANTLPSSVTVEIADSTPSPPAVKEVSKRFPSSDSPQVSTEPAWLALAKRKAKAWSDCPQIIK from the exons ATGTCACAGGAAAACGTATCGGATAAAGTTAGGAATCTGCAG AGGCAGATAGCACAAGGAATAAAATTTGGCCAAAGGCCTTCTTCTCTGAGGAAGAGTGAGGGAGATGAGGGCAgttcagatgaagaagaggtTCCCCGCAGCCCTCTGAAGGTTTTGGCTCAGGTAGAAGCTGAGCCACCAAAAGAGGAGCCAAAG GTCCTGGGAGCTCAATCAGCTGGACCACACAGCCCCCCAGTGAAGTCTCCAAGGTCCAAACGAGTTCTTCCACCCACTGGTACAATCGAGTCCATTAACCTGGATGCCGTTCCGCAGTCAGTTCCCCGCTTAGACAACACTGCTGCCAAACATAAACTCTCCGTCAAACCAAAAAACCAGAGGATTTCCCGCAAGCACCGACGATTCACACAG GACCTCCAGGAGGTATCTGTTCCCGGTGCggtgcaagaggagctggaggcagcAGGAGTCTCCACAGACGACTGGCGCAGAGCATCTGTTGAGTCTCTAGAACGCTTTAAAAAGCAAAGACTCCATGAGGAGGAACAACAGGAGGCGAGACGGAGGAtagagctggaggagcagaggctcaggcaggaggaagaagagaggaggaagagagcagAAGAGGTGAGGCTGCGTgaactggaggaggagaggtgtcGTAAGCAGCagcaagaagaggaggagaggaggcagcgaGAAGAAGCAGAgcgaaagaggagggaggaggaagagaggaggatcagagaggaggaagaaaagaggcggcgagaggaggaggagcagatgaGGAGGCTGGAAGAGGAAAGGAGGATGCGAGAAGAGGAGGAGCGACGGCAGctagaagagcagaggaggagagaggaagaggaaaggaagaggcaggaggaggaggaaaggaggaaacaagaggaagaggcaaggaagcagcaggagctcgaggcggagaggaagaggaagctaaaagaggaagaagaagaaagaaagagaagggaggaggaagagagactACATGAaattgaagaaaagaaaaaactggaggcagaggagaggatgagaaaggaggaggagcagaggaggttGTCCTCTGAGGAGCCTGATGGGAGCTCTGACCcgcaagagaggaagaggaaagctgAGGAGTTGCGCTGGAAGGAAATGGAAGAGAGGCAGAGGCCCTTCTCTTTCAAAGTTTCCTCTGGAGAGAAACAGATTCTCTTCCAGAAGGTCAACCTAACGCCTGTTACGCCGGCCTCCAGCCACCAGAGTGCTGCTGTCTCTGATCAAAAAGAGGGAGCCAAGGCTTCCTCCTCTGAAGGGCCCGACTCCCCCAACCTGCCAATGTCACCATATGTCCCCCACACAGCCATCTTAGTGACAGGAGCCCAGCTATGTGGGACAGCTGTCAATTTAGACCAGATCAAAGACACTGCTTGCAAGTCCCTGCTGGGTTTGGGAGAGGATAGAAAAGCCCAGGGAACACCACCGACCAAGAGCAAGACTTCTCCGGATCGCAAGTCTGGAAAAACCAAATCCCTTAACGAGTCTGCACCTTCCACTGACCAGTCCAGTGCAGCTGTCCTGGCAGAGTGGGCAAGTATCAGATCAAGGATATTCAAGGGGGTGGAGGAAGGGAAGTATGATGAGTACCCAGAACCGACCAGGAGCCAGCCTCAGCCAAGCAGCGAAGAAGAGCCTCTGTTTGCTCACACCAGCCTCAGGAAGACTATGTCTGCCAGCGCCAAGTTCTCCATCACCCCTGCAAAGAAGAAGTTTGGAGATTCAAACAGGAACTCTGAGGTGTTTGGTCCAGATGATAAAGAAGCCGGAGAGGACACTGATGGCTCCATCGCAGTCTCCCCAGCTCCTAGCAGCAAACCACAGAGCAGGACGAGTAAAACTGTCCGCATCGTAGAAAGAGGAGCGGAGGAGTGTATGTTTGCCAAAGACCTCCCCTCTTTCCTGGTTCCTAGTCCTGGAGACAAACCTGAGGGAGAAGAGCTGAAGAGCAGGTCTCAGAGTGAGGCAGAGTCATGTGAAAAcagagaagagggggaggagcagGGGCAGGATAGTGAGGATAAGCCCTCTCCTTTTGGCATAAAGCTGAGAAGGACCAACTACTCTCTGCGTTTTCACAGTGAACAGtccacagagaaaagaaagaagcgCTATAGTGCTGGGGACAGCTTTGACGGCGTCCCTTCACCTCTCACTCCCATTGAGCCAGACTCTGATGCTTCCTCTGTCTTTTCTGACAAATCCAGTCCAACATCGCCCCAGAAAGAGGGTGCAGCCGGCAAGTACTTGCATGCCTCTGCCTCCCCGGCTGTCCCTCGGGGTAAACTGGGTAAGTCTACCAGCCCGGCTGCACACAGCGAAAGTGAGAAAGTGCTCTCCAAGCCACCAATCTATAGGAGACCAACGACGTCACCCAAGCCTACAGGCACAGTCCCAACGCCTCCTCTTTCACCACTACCTAAGAAAATGTATGGACATCCCAGTGATGACATAAGGACAGGTGGTGCAGATTCATGCAGccaggagcaggtgagcaggAGTGAGGAACCTGCTGCAGTGGGAAAGTTACACAGGGGCAGTCACGGTCAGACCCAAGGGGAAGAGGAGCCCAAGGAGAAGAGATCATTCTTCCCCTCCATTAACATCCCTTGGCGAGAGAAGGTGGACAGAAAGACGGAGCTCATCAGGAGAG AAAAACCATCCCTGCAGAGCCGACACTCCCTGGACAGTGCAAGGGTCCAGGAGAAGGAGGCTGGACCACTATGGATCACACTGGCCCTTCAGAAGCAGAAGGGCTtcagggagcagcagcagaaccgAGAGGAGCGACGCAGCCAAAGAGAGGCCAAACTGGCAGAAAAACAAGCtcgagagagagacagt GTTTTGCTGGTGAGtcccacagagagcagaggaagcgGGAGCACCAGTCCTTCTTCTAAACCTCAGACACCAGAGGAGCCCAAGAGACCCGACAGCCTCCTGGGACGATTTGAGCGACGAGAACACCTGAAAAAAGCCAACACTTTACCGAGCTCTGTCACCG TTGAGATCGCAGACTCCACACCATCGCCACCTGCTGTCAAGGAGGTGTCAAAGCGCTTCCCCTCCAGTGACTCTCCACAGGTTTCCACAGAGCCAGCCTGGCTGGCATTGGCCAAACGAAAGGCCAAAGCCTGGAGTGACTGTCCTCAGATCATCAAATAA
- the cracd gene encoding capping protein inhibiting regulator of actin dynamics isoform X1, which produces MSQENVSDKVRNLQRQIAQGIKFGQRPSSLRKSEGDEGSSDEEEVPRSPLKVLAQVEAEPPKEEPKQVLGAQSAGPHSPPVKSPRSKRVLPPTGTIESINLDAVPQSVPRLDNTAAKHKLSVKPKNQRISRKHRRFTQDLQEVSVPGAVQEELEAAGVSTDDWRRASVESLERFKKQRLHEEEQQEARRRIELEEQRLRQEEEERRKRAEEVRLRELEEERCRKQQQEEEERRQREEAERKRREEEERRIREEEEKRRREEEEQMRRLEEERRMREEEERRQLEEQRRREEEERKRQEEEERRKQEEEARKQQELEAERKRKLKEEEEERKRREEEERLHEIEEKKKLEAEERMRKEEEQRRLSSEEPDGSSDPQERKRKAEELRWKEMEERQRPFSFKVSSGEKQILFQKVNLTPVTPASSHQSAAVSDQKEGAKASSSEGPDSPNLPMSPYVPHTAILVTGAQLCGTAVNLDQIKDTACKSLLGLGEDRKAQGTPPTKSKTSPDRKSGKTKSLNESAPSTDQSSAAVLAEWASIRSRIFKGVEEGKYDEYPEPTRSQPQPSSEEEPLFAHTSLRKTMSASAKFSITPAKKKFGDSNRNSEVFGPDDKEAGEDTDGSIAVSPAPSSKPQSRTSKTVRIVERGAEECMFAKDLPSFLVPSPGDKPEGEELKSRSQSEAESCENREEGEEQGQDSEDKPSPFGIKLRRTNYSLRFHSEQSTEKRKKRYSAGDSFDGVPSPLTPIEPDSDASSVFSDKSSPTSPQKEGAAGKYLHASASPAVPRGKLGKSTSPAAHSESEKVLSKPPIYRRPTTSPKPTGTVPTPPLSPLPKKMYGHPSDDIRTGGADSCSQEQVSRSEEPAAVGKLHRGSHGQTQGEEEPKEKRSFFPSINIPWREKVDRKTELIRREKPSLQSRHSLDSARVQEKEAGPLWITLALQKQKGFREQQQNREERRSQREAKLAEKQARERDSVLLVSPTESRGSGSTSPSSKPQTPEEPKRPDSLLGRFERREHLKKANTLPSSVTVEIADSTPSPPAVKEVSKRFPSSDSPQVSTEPAWLALAKRKAKAWSDCPQIIK; this is translated from the exons ATGTCACAGGAAAACGTATCGGATAAAGTTAGGAATCTGCAG AGGCAGATAGCACAAGGAATAAAATTTGGCCAAAGGCCTTCTTCTCTGAGGAAGAGTGAGGGAGATGAGGGCAgttcagatgaagaagaggtTCCCCGCAGCCCTCTGAAGGTTTTGGCTCAGGTAGAAGCTGAGCCACCAAAAGAGGAGCCAAAG CAGGTCCTGGGAGCTCAATCAGCTGGACCACACAGCCCCCCAGTGAAGTCTCCAAGGTCCAAACGAGTTCTTCCACCCACTGGTACAATCGAGTCCATTAACCTGGATGCCGTTCCGCAGTCAGTTCCCCGCTTAGACAACACTGCTGCCAAACATAAACTCTCCGTCAAACCAAAAAACCAGAGGATTTCCCGCAAGCACCGACGATTCACACAG GACCTCCAGGAGGTATCTGTTCCCGGTGCggtgcaagaggagctggaggcagcAGGAGTCTCCACAGACGACTGGCGCAGAGCATCTGTTGAGTCTCTAGAACGCTTTAAAAAGCAAAGACTCCATGAGGAGGAACAACAGGAGGCGAGACGGAGGAtagagctggaggagcagaggctcaggcaggaggaagaagagaggaggaagagagcagAAGAGGTGAGGCTGCGTgaactggaggaggagaggtgtcGTAAGCAGCagcaagaagaggaggagaggaggcagcgaGAAGAAGCAGAgcgaaagaggagggaggaggaagagaggaggatcagagaggaggaagaaaagaggcggcgagaggaggaggagcagatgaGGAGGCTGGAAGAGGAAAGGAGGATGCGAGAAGAGGAGGAGCGACGGCAGctagaagagcagaggaggagagaggaagaggaaaggaagaggcaggaggaggaggaaaggaggaaacaagaggaagaggcaaggaagcagcaggagctcgaggcggagaggaagaggaagctaaaagaggaagaagaagaaagaaagagaagggaggaggaagagagactACATGAaattgaagaaaagaaaaaactggaggcagaggagaggatgagaaaggaggaggagcagaggaggttGTCCTCTGAGGAGCCTGATGGGAGCTCTGACCcgcaagagaggaagaggaaagctgAGGAGTTGCGCTGGAAGGAAATGGAAGAGAGGCAGAGGCCCTTCTCTTTCAAAGTTTCCTCTGGAGAGAAACAGATTCTCTTCCAGAAGGTCAACCTAACGCCTGTTACGCCGGCCTCCAGCCACCAGAGTGCTGCTGTCTCTGATCAAAAAGAGGGAGCCAAGGCTTCCTCCTCTGAAGGGCCCGACTCCCCCAACCTGCCAATGTCACCATATGTCCCCCACACAGCCATCTTAGTGACAGGAGCCCAGCTATGTGGGACAGCTGTCAATTTAGACCAGATCAAAGACACTGCTTGCAAGTCCCTGCTGGGTTTGGGAGAGGATAGAAAAGCCCAGGGAACACCACCGACCAAGAGCAAGACTTCTCCGGATCGCAAGTCTGGAAAAACCAAATCCCTTAACGAGTCTGCACCTTCCACTGACCAGTCCAGTGCAGCTGTCCTGGCAGAGTGGGCAAGTATCAGATCAAGGATATTCAAGGGGGTGGAGGAAGGGAAGTATGATGAGTACCCAGAACCGACCAGGAGCCAGCCTCAGCCAAGCAGCGAAGAAGAGCCTCTGTTTGCTCACACCAGCCTCAGGAAGACTATGTCTGCCAGCGCCAAGTTCTCCATCACCCCTGCAAAGAAGAAGTTTGGAGATTCAAACAGGAACTCTGAGGTGTTTGGTCCAGATGATAAAGAAGCCGGAGAGGACACTGATGGCTCCATCGCAGTCTCCCCAGCTCCTAGCAGCAAACCACAGAGCAGGACGAGTAAAACTGTCCGCATCGTAGAAAGAGGAGCGGAGGAGTGTATGTTTGCCAAAGACCTCCCCTCTTTCCTGGTTCCTAGTCCTGGAGACAAACCTGAGGGAGAAGAGCTGAAGAGCAGGTCTCAGAGTGAGGCAGAGTCATGTGAAAAcagagaagagggggaggagcagGGGCAGGATAGTGAGGATAAGCCCTCTCCTTTTGGCATAAAGCTGAGAAGGACCAACTACTCTCTGCGTTTTCACAGTGAACAGtccacagagaaaagaaagaagcgCTATAGTGCTGGGGACAGCTTTGACGGCGTCCCTTCACCTCTCACTCCCATTGAGCCAGACTCTGATGCTTCCTCTGTCTTTTCTGACAAATCCAGTCCAACATCGCCCCAGAAAGAGGGTGCAGCCGGCAAGTACTTGCATGCCTCTGCCTCCCCGGCTGTCCCTCGGGGTAAACTGGGTAAGTCTACCAGCCCGGCTGCACACAGCGAAAGTGAGAAAGTGCTCTCCAAGCCACCAATCTATAGGAGACCAACGACGTCACCCAAGCCTACAGGCACAGTCCCAACGCCTCCTCTTTCACCACTACCTAAGAAAATGTATGGACATCCCAGTGATGACATAAGGACAGGTGGTGCAGATTCATGCAGccaggagcaggtgagcaggAGTGAGGAACCTGCTGCAGTGGGAAAGTTACACAGGGGCAGTCACGGTCAGACCCAAGGGGAAGAGGAGCCCAAGGAGAAGAGATCATTCTTCCCCTCCATTAACATCCCTTGGCGAGAGAAGGTGGACAGAAAGACGGAGCTCATCAGGAGAG AAAAACCATCCCTGCAGAGCCGACACTCCCTGGACAGTGCAAGGGTCCAGGAGAAGGAGGCTGGACCACTATGGATCACACTGGCCCTTCAGAAGCAGAAGGGCTtcagggagcagcagcagaaccgAGAGGAGCGACGCAGCCAAAGAGAGGCCAAACTGGCAGAAAAACAAGCtcgagagagagacagt GTTTTGCTGGTGAGtcccacagagagcagaggaagcgGGAGCACCAGTCCTTCTTCTAAACCTCAGACACCAGAGGAGCCCAAGAGACCCGACAGCCTCCTGGGACGATTTGAGCGACGAGAACACCTGAAAAAAGCCAACACTTTACCGAGCTCTGTCACCG TTGAGATCGCAGACTCCACACCATCGCCACCTGCTGTCAAGGAGGTGTCAAAGCGCTTCCCCTCCAGTGACTCTCCACAGGTTTCCACAGAGCCAGCCTGGCTGGCATTGGCCAAACGAAAGGCCAAAGCCTGGAGTGACTGTCCTCAGATCATCAAATAA
- the aasdh gene encoding beta-alanine-activating enzyme has protein sequence MAAQTLQELVSAAASLYADRTAVVYDSGSEPGSRVSLSYRELTELSSDLSRVLRKNCSPNNGVVGLYFGDDLLIPVWILGILQSAAAYVPLDPESPGLLSARVIKQCGLKYCAVKTDLLQKFQTALIKHVTMEVCAELPEFRLTLTKIQMRAAAEQERGTEQTQAQTVAGADLCGAAVLEKKAGNRELAYVLHTSGTTGLPKTVRVPHKCILPNILHLRSLFQMSADDVVFLASPLTFDPSVVDIFLALSSGARLLIVPAVIKKMPSRLAQLLFRDHKTTILQVTPTLLMRFGHRILKQDVFSLSSSLRVLALGGEACPSTALLRSWKHQDNKTNIYNLYGITEVSCWACCYRIPKSLLQSSNDTVSSVPLGTPLMDTLVEIRDEHGCVVRDGEGQVFIGGENRVCLLDDEDAAVPGTMRETGDRVNVKDTQLYYLGRRDRLIKRNGKRVNLDSLQQLMLSLPQVEACAVDLYKGLLLAFFVASTSGDRKAASASSSVQQHAEQALSAFTEHQENPLSPVKHHLEETGSADGALKRFILNKLSLLLPSHSIPDTLVLVPALSLTPHGKVDMKALVQAYEKQRQCNKSSQGDVGKIKQTLCALWQDALGLIADTAIDEESNFLFSGGDSLKALRLCEEILTAAGVTSPELLEVILDGTFSDVLHHVARVTQMQTVGINSTSLSEAKKRQSYSPTEVPAKKEHIDFKAAETRSVRVIRRGEVIGMNISNTDNNKNMQEDWLREKDMSEEDDLCLSLSWSSDTGRCVDASPVLLVYDGTSQRSDVTRSTVFIGSHSHRIQALDLITGSLLWERVLGDRIEASAALSHCGTLVVVGCYDGCVYFLCTESGNTQWKFETRDAVKCCPAVDPLSGLVIVGSHDGHVYALNPQTQQCVWKRHCGGGAVFSSPHLEPSHRQLYVASLGGRLLCLNPDSGGILWSYCRDIPFFSSPNCSSGHIMIGSVDGTICCLSTTGTLLWQFSTKGPIFSSPCIMPDQQRLLCGSHDGHLYCLNCEDGSLVWTFQTTGKVYATPCVFDGSVVGRMGTLVAIASTDGTLWILDGKEGRMLASHGLPGELFSSPVMWDGCVVVGCRDDYVYCLKLTAKEKRI, from the exons TGGACCCAGAATCTCCTGGACTTCTCTCTGCCAGAGTCATAAAACAGTGTGGCCTCAAGTACTGTGCTGTAAAAACTGACCTGCTACAG AAATTCCAGACCGCTCTCATCAAACATGTAACCATGGAGGTGTGTGCGGAACTGCCAGAGTTCCGACTGACCCTGACAAAAATTCAGATGCGGGCAGCTGCTGAGCAGGAACGAGGAACAGAACAAACCcaagctcagacagtagctgggGCTGATCTCTGTGGTGCAGCTGTGTTGGAAAAGAAGGCTGGGAACAGAGAGTTGGCATATGTGCTACACACATCTGGAACAACAGGCCTACCAAAGACAGTGAGGGTACCACACAAGTGTATACTGCCTAATATACTGCATCTGAG ATCTTTGTTTCAGATGAGtgcagatgatgttgttttCCTCGCTTCGCCtttaacctttgacccctcTGTGGTGGACATTTTTCTGGCTCTGTCATCTGGGGCTCGGCTTCTCATTGTCCCTGCGGTAATCAAGAAAATGCCCAGTCGGCTGGCTCAGCTGTTGTTCAGAGATCACAAAACAACTATCCTGCAG GTCACACCCACTCTGCTGATGCGCTTTGGTCATCGTATTCTGAAACAGGATGTGTTCTCCTTGAGCTCCTCGTTGCGTGTTTTGGCTCTGGGTGGAGAAGCCTGCCCATCAACAGCTCTGCTGAGGAGCTGGAAACACCAGGACAATAAAACCAACATCTATAATCTCTACGGTATTACTGAGGTTTCCTGCTGGGCTTGCTGTTACAGAATACCCAAATCTCTGCTGCAGTCCAGCAATGA CACAGTGTCCTCTGTGCCTCTCGGGACACCACTGATGGACACACTGGTGGAAATCAGAGATGAACATGGCTGTGTTGTCAGAGATGGTGAAGGACAGGTGTTCATAG GTGGAGAGAACAGAGTGTGTCTCCTTGACGACGAGGATGCTGCTGTTCCTGGGACGATGAGAGAGACTGGAGACCGAGTAAATGTGaaagacacacagctgtactACCTTGGCCGGAGAGACCGACTAATTAAACGCAATGGAAAACGGGTCAACTTGGACAGCTTGCAGCAA CTCATGCTGAGTCTGCCACAGGTGGAGGCCTGTGCTGTGGACCTTTACAAAGGCCTTCTTCTCGCTTTCTTTGTTGCATCCACATCTGGAGACCGGAAGGCAGCTTCTGCCTCCTcatctgtgcagcagcatgcagaACAAGCCCTCTCTGCTTTCACGGAGCATCAGGAGAACCCACTCTCCCCTGTCAAACACCACCTGGAGGAGACTGGCAGTGCAGATGGAGCTCTGAAAAGGTTCATTCTAAACAagctgtctctgctgctgccttctCACAGCATTCCTGACACACTGGTGCTGGTCCCAGCCTTAAGCCTTACTCCACATG gaAAAGTAGACATGAAGGCACTTGTGCAAGCATATGAAAAACAGCGACAGTGTAACAAGTCTTCACAGGGCGATGTCGGCAAAATAAAGCAAACTCTGTGTGCTTTGTGGCAG GACGCTTTAGGTCTCATTGCAGATACGGCTATTGATGAGGAATCCAACTTTCTGTTCAGTGGAGGAGACTCTCTGAAGGCACTGCGGCTCTGTGAGGAAATCCTCACCGCAGCGGGGGTGACCTCTCCAGAGCTTTTGGAGGTTATACTTGACGGGACGTTTTCTGATGTACTGCACCACGTTGCAAGAGTAACACAGATGCAGACAGTTGGTATCAACTCCACATCGTTGTCTGAAGCCAAGAAACGTCAATCCTATTCTCCCACTGAGGTTCCAGCGAAAAAAGAGCACATAGACTTCAAAGCAGCAGAGACACGGTCTGTTAGAGTTATAAGAAGAGGTGAGGTGATAGGAATGAACATCAGCAACAcggacaacaataaaaacatgcaggAGGACTGGCTTAGAGAAAAGGATATGAGTGAGGAGGATGATCTTTGCCTGAGCCTAAGCTGGTCCTCAGACACAGGCAGATGTGTGGACGCCTCCCCAGTGCTCCTGGTTTATGACGGCACATCTCAGAGGTCAGATGTAACCAGGTCAACAGTGTTCATCGGCTCCCACTCCCACAGGATCCAGGCTTTAGACCTCATCACTGGAAGTCTTCTATGGGAGCGAGTCCTCGGAGACAGAATTGAGGCCTCTGCTGCCCTGTCTCACTGTGGCACCCTCGTAGTAGTAG GTTGTTATGAtggctgtgtgtattttctgtgcACCGAATCTGGAAATACACAGTGGAAGTTTGAGACAAGAGATGCTGTGAAGTGCTGTCCTGCTGTGGATCCTCTCAGTGGACTTGtgattgtgggctcacatgatGGGCATGTTTACGCCCTCAATCCCCAG ACTCAGCAGTGTGTTTGGAAGCGTCACTGTGGGGGTGGAGCCGTGTTTTCTTCCCCACACCTTGAACCATCCCACAGACAGCTGTATGTAGCATCACTGGGAGGACGTCTGCTCTGCCTCAACCCT GACAGTGGAGGCATTTTGTGGTCGTACTGTAGAGACATTCCCTTCTTCTCATCCCCGAACTGTTCCTCTGGTCACATTATGATTGGCTCTGTGGATGGTACCATCTGCTGCTTAAGCACCACAGGGACACTG CTGTGGCAGTTTTCAACAAAGGGACCCATCTTTTCCTCTCCATGCATCATGCCTGACCAGCAGAGGCTCCTGTGTGGATCACATGACGGACACCTGTACTGCTTGAACTGTGAGGATGGCTCTTTAGTTTGGACATTTCAGACCACAGGGAAAGTGTACGCCACtccatgtgtgtttgatggCTCTGTCGTGGGCAGGATGGGGACTCTGGTGGCCATTGCATCCACTGACGGCACACTCTGGATCCTGGATGGGAAAGAGGGAAGAATGCTGGCCTCCCATGGTCTACCTGGGGAGCTGTTTTCATCCCCTGTGATGTGGGATGGCTGTGTTGTAGTTGGGTGTCGTGATGACTATGTGTACTGCTTAAAGCTGACTGCCAAAGAGAAAAGGATTTAA